Genomic segment of Dermacentor albipictus isolate Rhodes 1998 colony chromosome 5, USDA_Dalb.pri_finalv2, whole genome shotgun sequence:
AGAATGGGATCGCTGTACGAGGGGAAAACGTGTGCGCAACTTGCACTGTTCCAGTGATGCTAGAGTCAGTCTGCTATAGGAGGTGCCTTTGCTCAGCTCTACCCAAGGCCATGACAATCGCGCGACTGAGAGAGAAGTGTTCAGTTTTCACCACAACAAGCCTAACGAGATCGGTCCACTAGACCTCCAAGCCTGGAGTGACAGCAGAGTGACAAACCAACTGCTGCCTTTTCCCGTTGcggagggaaagaaaaaaaagtaccagTGACGAAAAAATAGGCAAAAAACCCGCGCAAAGGCTACGATGCGCACCAAAATAACCGCCAGCACACTTTCCTTTTGTAGATTTTTTAATGGCATCCGTTCTTGTATCTACAACATTAAAGTGAATGTTGTGCTGAACATTTTGGGAAAGATGGATACATTTGTcagttacactggaagcatagcacGGTAAGGACGATCAACAAAGACTAGataggacaagcgcttgtcttggCTAGTCTGTCGATCGTCCTTACTgtgctatgcttccagtgtaactacGTATTACCAACAAGtccaagcctatactcttctgaAAAACATTTGTCAGCACAGCTTGGTGGGAAGTAGGCATAATTGTTAAGCTTAGGAGAATCCTAAAGGGATGAGCCTGCTCATGCATGCAAGTGCCTGCTGTGTTCTTTAAAGAGTATGGGTGCTGTCCACTGGAATTGTGTGTGAGTACATCACTGCAAGAACTTTACATGTCAGTTAGTGGACTGCATTTTCTGGACAAACATTGATTCAGAGGGCGACGATCATGCATGTGTGATGACACACGCCTATCAGAAGCTGTGTGGAGGAGACAGTAAATTGCAGAAGTCAATGTGACATGTGCCCATTCCTTGTATCATTTGCAATTAAACTGTGCGACCTTAGAGTCAGCATTCCTGTACTCTTACTTCATGGTCCTTCACTTCTAATAGCAATGCAATCAGCATCATTTTTTCCCTAACAGCAATGCATGCACATCTGTATGTGAAGCACCAAGGCTCTTTTGATACTGCTGCACCTTAACAATGTTCATCACCATGCTCAGCAGATTGATTTGACAATGATGAAAATGGTCATTGTCAGTGTATCAAAAAGAGTACCAGACAGCGCAAACTCAGTTTCAAGCGTTTAGCTGCTGTTTTGGTACTCCCAGTAGCCTCTATGTGTACATCCCATTGCAGCATCTTCTTTTTCGGACCTTTTCACAAAACCAAAGATGACCTCCATGTCAAGGAATGTATGGCTGCTTTATTATCAATGGTAGACGAAGTGGCACACCATTATAGAAACAAAAGGGCAATGTCTCTGTCTTTTCAGTCCTCGCCTGCAGGGATGGCGTCTTCCAGTCGCCTCACGAACTTCACTCGCAGCTCAAAAGTAGAGTCACCTTTCAGTTGGTCATGAACGAAACAGGCGACCACTTCTGTCTGAACCTGAAGCACAGACAACGAATGCACGGTCAAAACGAGATCACAGTGTTTAACGACCCAAAGAAACATGTTGCAAAATACTGTTTCTGTCCGATTAGGCTGTATATTTGGAAAATGCACCTTTACAACGACCCAAAGAAACATGTTGCAAAATACTGTTTCTGTCTGATTAGGCTGTATAATTGGAAAATGCACCTTTACAATTTTTATCGCACATTCTAAGCCACCTCTCTGCATTGCTTGAAGTAACCGATGAGTGGTGTGTAACCCACATCGACAATGTACAGATGTTCAGTGTTAAAGGTGCTCTAAAGCACCGTGAGCTTGAAAATTTGTTATGTAGTGGCAGCTGTGTAGCAATATACAATGAACATACACCAGAAAAAATTTTCTATATGGTGCTACAGTTACTACAGGAATTTGATAGAATATGCAGCTGCCACCGTTTCTTGCTCACCTTTGCTGTCCTTCCCACGGGCTCTCTCTCCTTGTCGCATACTTTACCGTACTGTATGCATCCGTGATTCCAGCAAAAGCTTATGGGACGCACCAGTTAACCAAAGCAGGGAACCAGAAGAACGTCTCCTCCATTGTCTGCCCCTGATTGCCCACTCCGTGAAAAGGGGATTTGAATTTGTCTCATGTTCGCCTATGATGATGTTTGGCTAAGAAGGCTTGGGAACTTCCAAATAATTTAAGAAGGACGGACTCAACACAAAAAAGGGCAAAATGCAATATCAAATGTGCTTGGTCTTAACTGAAAAAATTTGAAGCTCCTCTGGCAAGTACAGAGTAAAAATGTTGCGTATCCTACACATTTCCACAATGTTTGACTTCAGTGAAAGATTTGTGGTTTATTAGCAAAGTCAGCAGAAATTGCAACTCACCGTTTCAACTGCTCCTCTGGCTTATTAGCTGAGTCAGCAGAAACTGCAACTTACCATTTCAAGTGCTCCTCGAATCACTCCAGGAATGATGTTGCTGTACTTCAGGGTAGCATGACTCTCAGGCAACTCTACAAATTCAGTGAGTGGATTGCTTTCAAGAATAAGAGAGAACTCGTCTCCTGCTGGGCTCCAGTTAGTGATGGAAGGACTTATGCCCAAGTACATCTTGAAGGCCATCTGTGAAAAACACCGAGGTCACTCTAAATACTAGACAACCTATTGCTACATTTTGATGATTAGAGAGAACACCTTGACTGCAGTACTGAACAAAATAATCTCTGTTGTCAAAGTTTCGACGTGCCAAAATGTTCAGCTGATTAGCATTGGAAATGTAAGCATGTTTACTATGTAGTTTCACATCATAGATAACATTTGAAATGGGCTGCAAGTCTGGAATAACATTAGGCAGCTCACCACAAAAGCAGCATGAGCCTTCAAGTCAAGATAAGGTAATATCTGTTAACAACACATTTTTAACTCATTGACTTCACTTGTGGGTCAGTAAAATGGTATGTGTGACGTAAATTCAGTGAAATGCCAAATTATTGCAAATCGGGCAAGTTACAAGGTATTCACGATGGTCAACGCATGCAAGCACGAATACAAGATCATGGAAACACGAGACAAAACGTTTCCTGGCCATGTATTTGTTTTTGTGCGCACATATTGTCATGTGTACAATGCCAAGTAGTCAAACTGAAGTAGAACCCTCGCAAATGTTTCAGACATTGTTTAGAGAATTTCTCTCACAGAACAAAAAATCAAGATCCACTACAGTTTATGCATAAGCAGGTGGCTGTAGCTGAAGTACAGTGTATTAGAATATGTGACCAGGCTATCAATGCTCCAAAGACCATCAATGCTTCAGAGCGGCAGATTGTGAGAGATTTTGTAGAGAATGCCTTAGTCAGAATTAGCATAGTGAAGGTTTTTTTTAATGAACACTGAAATCTCACTATTAGCACTTAATAACAGCCTATTTACTTGTCCTTGTGCTACACTTTTCAGTAGGAAGTTGTGATGAGGGCTGCAaagtctgtgtgcgtgcgtgttatTACTGGCCCTGTCGACAAACGAAACAAATATGTCAAGTGGCATTCAATGAACCTCGCATGACCATAGTGAAACAATATTTTTGATATccgtaatagaaaaaaaaaaacaaagcgagaCACTTAGATATGATACGATTTGACCGCGACTACAACATACCTGAAGTTTTTCAGCAGTGTCTCGAAAGTCGTAACACCTGCCCACATTTGTTCGCGCCAGGAAATCTTCAATCAGCCTAAGTCCTATGTTGTAGCCCCTGCAAAATAGCGCATGAATATTTATGCCGCATTTTTTTCTCAAGCAGCTCTATTCATGGTCTATAATAACTAACGTAAAGAATGCACTCAAGCCATGCTTCGTCAAGGCAGCTTACAGTAGTTAAACTTTTTTAACAGAGCTACATCATTTTAACCAAACTCGCACAAAGGACCAAGAAAGACGGAATTATATTTATACGTAACACACCAAATACCGTGTTTGATTCAGAGGCACCAACACACTGCGAACTACAGCACCTGTGGTTCCCCCCACCGACGTCTCCATACTCACATTCTGTCCAACTGCTTGTTAACTTCCTCGTCGCTCTCATAATCCTTCAGCATCTGAGCCACCAGTGAGCCATAGGTAAGTGTGAAGAGCTCGGAGCTCTAAAAGTAGGGAATGAGAGATGAAGCATCCAGTTATAGAGAGGCAAAATTCAAGGAACGCTTCCGCGACCAGTGTCCCTCCCCCTTTCTAAGAGGAGCACGAACAAAACTTTGCGCACACAGAACGCCAAGACGCGAGGCGGAAGTATAGTGGTCACTTAGAAATCAAAGAAGGCAGTCCGTACCACTTTCTTGGGATCTGCACTCCGCACAGTTTGTCGAGACATCGTTCAGTCGGCTGGGAAAGTGTTGAGATCTCACAGTATGCGCCGACTACACTCGATGCCGGTGAAGATTTCAGGGAACTGACGGCGCAACGAATTTCTGAAATGATTTCGCAGGTGACACGGTTTGACACCACAAGCGCTGGAGTTCATAAAACTATGGCACTCGCAATGTAAACACAACACTCCCCCATGCTTCGAGCGTCAAGTTTCAGCAGTTAGCAGCCGATCGCCATTAGTGAACGTTGTTTCACCGTCTGGCCGCTAGAAAGATACTGCAACAGATGATTCAGACATAAATTTCTGCAAACATTAAATAATAAAAGCAATAAATAACCAATTTTTGGATTTTGGGAGTTTATAAAGCGTAAAATTAGGCAGGGCACAGATAACTACATGGATAATTATTTGACGCTGCTAGCGCCGCCACCCTTTTGAACATGGCGGCGTCCATGTGTCGTGTCTGAAAAATAACATCCTCGACTGACGGAGGACTGCTGTCATACGATGACAGACTTTCAAGAAGAACAGAAAAATGAGATAGAAGCGTTAGAATCCATCTATCCCAGTGAACTTGAGAGTGAGTCGTATACTTATTTACTCGTTTTCGTTATTTCTCTCTTCGTACTCGGTTTGTACGCTAGCTACGTGAGATGCATGTATAACACCTCAGTTATCGTCTCTGAAAGTCGTGCTATTTCGTTATTTTCCCACAGCCGTAGAGACAGACCCATACCATGCTTTCACAATTGATGTCAAAGCTGACGCGGGTGATCAGCCTGAAGACGAACAATGTAAGAGGCATCCCTTATGTTGTGCTTGGGAGTTCAGTGGATGAGTGCAATTTGTTGTCGTTGTGACTGTTCTAGCGTCGGTGAAACTAAAGTTCACCTATGTACCTCGCTACCCGGAGGAGGGCCCATTGATCGAGGCAGTTGAATTCGAGAACATCGAAGAGGAAGACGTCGAGGCGTTGATGACGGCTCTTAATGAGCAGGTAACGTTTCCATTACGTCTTCCTTGGACCTTGGGTTTGTGCTTGTGCTCGCCTTCGAATAGATCGTGGGATACAAAGACATCTTATTTCCCTTTATTTAACAGTAAATGTGGTTTTGGTTAGTGGCACGATTAGCGTCAGCGAGATTGAAGATCCGACAGCAATCTCAGTCTTTGAAGTAACTATTTGGGCCAATAAAACTAATTCACATTGGTAGCGATTGCGCGCATCATACTTTAACAGCACTTCGCCCCGTTGCCTTGTGAACCTCTAGACAGGCTCCCAAACCAACTATCAAAACAAATTATGTTATCAATTTTTCAGCCGGTGTGGATAAGCTTACTTTGTCGATGTTTACTGTGAAAGacagtttatttgtttgtttgcgtgGCAGGCATTCTTTTAATCTGTGACAGTTCATGGTTGTCTTCTTCAGCTTCCGTTTACTTTTCTATAATCAAACGGTTGGGATGAGTAAAGCACGAAATTGTAGGTTTCGTACCACTCGAAAAGCTGACAGGCGGTATCATGTGATATAATACGACGGATACTCGTGGACAAGCCAGGTGCGGCCATCTGTACTACTTCTGATTACAACGTTGCTGGCACACATAGGCTGTCCATACTTGCCGGAAAAATCTAATTGAGTCTTCCAGGCTCCAAGTTCTGACTGCTCATGCTCAGCGTTTCTGTGCTCGTACACAAAATAAGACAACATTGTTGCCGAGATATTCTGTTTCAGTAGTTCATCTTTCCTGTGCGCCTGTATTGGTACTTTCCATTGGTCAATTATTAAGTTGTGCTATTAAGTCTACATACAAGCCGAAAACAGTCAGATTTTTCACAATGTCACAAAAGTGGAAACGAAAGAATGCATTCCGATTGGCTTTAAAGGGGTATTATGCTCTTTTACTTCAGAATGCTCTGAATAAGTTACTGTAACGTTTCTATGAACCAGTTTTGGTATCGGCACCCAGGAGGTGAATTCGCCACGATACATTGGCTTGCTCTGTGCCTATGAATGCTGCGGATTCCGCAGGCAAGCACAGCCAGACAAACATGGATGGCACTTTTTTTTATCTACCTAGCCTGCAAATATTGCTCTGTGTTATCATTTGGCAATAATCTTGATGACGCCAGGGTCCAGCATTTTCAGACAAAAACTTTAGCGTCAGATTAAAAGATAAGTTTTTCTCAGACTTCATACTTTAAGTGTCATCCTTAATGTGTAGTAGAGTTTGTACAGTTTCAAAAAGACGTCAATACTTCTTTAAAATCATGGTGTTGATATTTTCAACAACCAATGTTTTGTGTGTATGGTGCCTCGCATTTGCTTAGCAGTGATTGTGTTTGTGCAGGTTCAAGAAAACCTTGGAATGGCCATGATTTTCACTCTGGTCTCGGCCGCAACCGAGTGGTTGAATCAGCACACAGAGCGCGTCAAATTCAACAAGTCCGAAACATtgaggctacagaaagaaaaagaagaggaggcAGAAAGGGTAAAGTGGCATTCGTCTTCACTGCTGGCCCTTTATAGATTCCTGTCAGTCATTGCGGTTCAATTTTCATCTGATGATAAACAAACTGAATGTTTTAGTGTCAGCACTGTATTAAAGGAAACGAAAACTCACACCAAATTTATTGAAAAAACTCAGTGTTTCAGAGCCCGACTGGCTCTTTCTTCAGGGGTGAGATGCCTTGGGGTGTAGCGGTGCTTATATGTGTTTTTGACACTTTGACAGGTGCGCAGACACATTCACTTGTCAAAGTGGCAAGAATTGACTACTAATTAGGGGCAGCTCATTATACAATGCTAAAAAGGACATTTGAAACTGTAGACCACACTTTGGAAATGCTTCAGCAGCAGGATGACACACTGCGCAAGCACGCAGAAAGGAACCAGCATCACCTACGTTAAGTCACCTGCTTTAAAACCAGGTGCTTCCACACTTTCCTGAGTGATATAGTGAAATTAGTATATTGTACTCGCATGTTTTCAACTGGACCataatttttgttcattttttttttcttactggatATACACtaaaaccttgttataacgaagttgagGGGGGAGCGAGAATTCATTACATTTCTTAATGTGTGTGTACTGCACTATGAACCTCTATTACGATTTCAAGAGAAATTTCACTTACTTTGTTATAACCATTATTTAattataacgaggtttgactgtaatgCACTTCGCAAATGGTCTTTCTCAAAAGTTAGAAGGTGATTTAACCTCTATATTTGAAGTCAATGAAAGGCAATGTCTCCCTGGCCGAGTAATTAGTGAGAATCGGGTGTATGAACCGTAAAATTTATTGTAAGAGCCGTGCTGGAGTGATGTTCGATCGATGTCAACTAGAAGTTGAATCACCTTCCAACCTTTTTGAGTGCATGCATAGCGGCGTCTGGAACCCTCTGCCCATTTCTTCTACTGCTTTCCAAAATCTGCTTCAGTCGGCGATTTGTTCAGGTGCG
This window contains:
- the LOC135916112 gene encoding RWD domain-containing protein 1-like, which gives rise to MTDFQEEQKNEIEALESIYPSELETVETDPYHAFTIDVKADAGDQPEDEQSSVKLKFTYVPRYPEEGPLIEAVEFENIEEEDVEALMTALNEQVQENLGMAMIFTLVSAATEWLNQHTERVKFNKSETLRLQKEKEEEAERVKFEGTRVTVESFLAWKSKFDAEMAEIRNRDKTLNASGKLTGRELFEKDTNLIDSDLQFMQEGEEDVKVDESLFQELEDLDLEELDEADDVKA